AGCGATCAGCATACCTAGAACAGTGGCCTGGGAGATCAGTATCCACCATAGAAAAGAGCGTGGTGCTTTGCGATCGTCCTGCCCCAATATAGTGACCAACAAAGCCGGGAACACCCAGCCCAACATGGCCACGTGCGAGTGTGCGTGCATCCATGGCTTGAACAAAAGCCATGGCATATCCACAACAAAGATCAACCGAAGAAAAAATCCGATCGTTGCGGCAATGGCAAAGAATAATAGAGCGCTAAAAAAGGCACGTTGCATGGGACTGCGAGGTTCGGAAGGTTAACAAGAGGACAAGCTGATGAAAGTCATAAGAGCATCTGAGTTGTGGCAGTTAAGCGTGACAGCTAACTTTGCACTTTTGACACGTAAACCAAACACCATGCGCAACACAAAGAATATGCTTGTAAGAACATCTGTAACGCTTGCCACTTTAGCAGGCATAATGTTGATGGTTTCATGCGGCGAAGATAGTGGACCAAAAACTCCTCCCGGTACCGACGCGGCTCCGAGCGCAAGCTCCGATGCTGCCCCAGCAGCACAGTTAATAACGGCGGCCGATCTCAATTTGGGTGATATTGACCCTGCATTGGTGGAAAAAGGAAAGACCACTTATGATGTGAAGTGCCAAGCCTGCCACAGCCTCGGCGAGAACCGTGTTGTGGGTCCCGGATGGAAAGGCATTATCACGAAGCGCGAACCAGCATGGATCATGAACATGATCGTACATACCGAAGCCATGTTGGAAACCGATCCAGAAGCTCAAAAGATGCTCGAAGAATGTTTGGTACGTATGCCGAACCAGAATTTGAGCCACGACGATGCCCGCGAGATCCTTGAATACATGCGCACCCTTTGATCCTGAGAACGGATCCTATTCACCATCCACAAAACCCTCTTTATGAAACGACCTCTCTTATCAACCGCGGCTTTGCTTATTGCAGGTGGCGGTGCCTTTCTGGCATTCAATAGCATGCAGGGATGCAGGCCTACAACTGCGGCAACTGCCGTATCAGGTGATGCAGCCTCCAAAGTCTATGTCAAACCTGGTGCATATGATGAATTCTACAATTTCGTAAGCGGCGGCTTCAGCGGCCAACTTGCGGTCTATGGTATACCCAGCGGCCGTTTATTACGCGTAATACCGGTATTCGCCCAAGATCCACAGAGTGGATACGGTTATAGCGAAGAGACCAAACCGATGCTTACCACAACTCACGGGTTCATACCATGGGATGATTCGCACCACCCGGAGCTGTCCCAGACCGATGGTGTACCTGACGGAAAGTGGTGTTTCATTAACGGGAACAACACACCACGCATTGCACTGATCGATCTTGGAACATTCCGTACCAAGAGCATCATTGAGATCCCGAACTGCGCAGGTAACCACAGTTCACCGTTCACGACCGGGAACAGCGAGTACGTTGTCAGCGCGACCCGTTTCAGTGTTCCAATGGGAACCGAAGAGGAACGCGACGTACCGATCGATTCCTACAAGGAGAATTTCAAAGGGACTGTTAGCTTCATCAAGCCGGAGCCCGAGACCGGAAAAATGAGCATCGCGTTCCAGATCACTACTCCGGGTATGAACTTCGACCTTTCACATGCCGGTAAAGGCCCAAGTGAGGGCTGGTTCTTCTTCAGTTGCTATAACAGCGAACAGGCGTATAGCCTGTTGGAAGTGAATGCAAGCCAGAACGACAAGGACTATGTGATGGCACTGAATTGGAAAAAGGCCGAGGAATATGCCAAGGCAGGTAAAGGAAAAATGGTACCGGGAAAGCACGTTACCAACTGGTGGAACGAGGATACCCATAACGCCGAGATCAGCACGGTGGATCAAGTATTGCAATTGGATCCGCGTGAATTGACCGATCTGCTCTACTTCATGCCTTGCCCAAAATCACCACACGGTTGTGATGTTGATCCAAGCGGGGAGTTCATTGTTGGTAGTGGTAAACTAGCTGCATTGATCCCTGTATTCTCATTCGCGAAGATCCAAGAAGCTATTGCAAAGAACGATGTGGAAGGTGACTTCCAAGGCATTCCTGTATTGAAATATGCAAGCGTTCTTCACGGTGAAGTAAAGCGTCCAGGACTAGGGCCATTGCACACTGAATTCGATGGAAAAGGCAATGCTTACACCAGCATGTTCGTTAGCAGTGAGATCGTGAAATGGGATCTGAAGACGTTGGAGGTTCTGGATCGTGTACCTACTTACTACAGCATTGGGCACTTGAGCATACCTGGCGGAGACAGCAAGAAGCCATGGGGTAAATATGTGATCGCTTATAACAAGATCACTAAAGATCGTTTCCTTCCTACTGGACCTGAGCTG
This genomic window from Flavobacteriales bacterium contains:
- the nosZ gene encoding Sec-dependent nitrous-oxide reductase, whose protein sequence is MKRPLLSTAALLIAGGGAFLAFNSMQGCRPTTAATAVSGDAASKVYVKPGAYDEFYNFVSGGFSGQLAVYGIPSGRLLRVIPVFAQDPQSGYGYSEETKPMLTTTHGFIPWDDSHHPELSQTDGVPDGKWCFINGNNTPRIALIDLGTFRTKSIIEIPNCAGNHSSPFTTGNSEYVVSATRFSVPMGTEEERDVPIDSYKENFKGTVSFIKPEPETGKMSIAFQITTPGMNFDLSHAGKGPSEGWFFFSCYNSEQAYSLLEVNASQNDKDYVMALNWKKAEEYAKAGKGKMVPGKHVTNWWNEDTHNAEISTVDQVLQLDPRELTDLLYFMPCPKSPHGCDVDPSGEFIVGSGKLAALIPVFSFAKIQEAIAKNDVEGDFQGIPVLKYASVLHGEVKRPGLGPLHTEFDGKGNAYTSMFVSSEIVKWDLKTLEVLDRVPTYYSIGHLSIPGGDSKKPWGKYVIAYNKITKDRFLPTGPELNQSAQLYSIEGDKMELLLDFPTIGEPHYAQSIPADLVRPREVKFFDINKNQHEFVSKGEKDTKIERRGNQVHVWMTTIRSHITPDNIEGIKMGDEVYFHVTNLEQDWDVPHGFAVKGAATAELLVMPGETQTLKWVPDQVGVVPFYCTDFCSALHQEMQGYVRVSPANSKVPLTAVTRSFEPGS
- a CDS encoding cytochrome c, producing MLMVSCGEDSGPKTPPGTDAAPSASSDAAPAAQLITAADLNLGDIDPALVEKGKTTYDVKCQACHSLGENRVVGPGWKGIITKREPAWIMNMIVHTEAMLETDPEAQKMLEECLVRMPNQNLSHDDAREILEYMRTL